The following coding sequences lie in one Gammaproteobacteria bacterium genomic window:
- the rpoZ gene encoding RNA polymerase subunit omega, translated as MARITVTDCLEHVENRFQLVLVAAKRARQITLGADPMVPPENDKPTVLALREIAGDFIGPSILNQVSARDHSSESVVSEEELRENDTPPTPTA; from the coding sequence ATGGCTCGTATTACCGTCACTGATTGCCTCGAGCATGTGGAAAATCGCTTCCAGCTGGTATTGGTCGCTGCCAAGCGGGCACGCCAGATCACCCTGGGTGCTGATCCCATGGTACCCCCGGAAAACGACAAGCCCACCGTGTTGGCTCTCCGTGAGATCGCTGGTGATTTTATCGGTCCCTCCATTCTCAATCAGGTAAGCGCTCGCGACCACAGCAGTGAGTCGGTGGTCTCCGAGGAAGAGCTTCGGGAAAATGATACCCCTCCCACCCCCACCGCCTGA
- the spoT gene encoding bifunctional (p)ppGpp synthase/hydrolase SpoT, whose amino-acid sequence MIPLPPPPPDLERRSSSTGSGRSPGPAKGPPTVFRASDLCDLLNEYLESVQVKEVYRAYLFGAEAHEGQWRRSGEPYIYHPLAVARILAGMRLDYRSITAALLHDVIEDTGITKEHLTEEFGHEVAELVDGVSKLTQIKSESRAEAQAENFRKMIMAMARDVRVILIKLADRLHNMRTLEAMPPEKRRIIARETLEIFAPIAHRLGINNIRLELEDLGFAALYPFRYRVLTERVRKARRDRREITEKIENALSRRLTEEGMPARVIGREKHIYSIYQKMRAKGVSFSDVRDLYAFRIIVDRVDTCYRVLGATHNLYQPVPGRFKDYIAMPKANGYQSLHTTVVGPYGVHLEIQIRTEDMAKVADVGIAAHWLYKTGEVVANRAEKKVRKWLRGLLEIQKSSGNSIEFIENMKIDLFPDEVYIFTPRGHIMELPRGATPVDFAYAVHSDVGNRCLSAKIDHRIAPLSTVLMSGQQVEIIVADTARPNPSWLNFVVTAKARSNIRHYLKNLEHGEAVSLGQRMLEKAVTDLSLTLAEIPAETMAALLKELSMDSEDALMEAIGFGKRPAVLVARRLTQGVVRGEGMSIEPKASPNPLVIRGTEGMVVTYGKCCRPIPGDPIMGFVTAGRGIVVHTSLCKTVANYRNRPERWIDVAWEESIERPFAVEIKVAVVNRRGVLATIATHIAEYDCNIENIDMEDRDGQSSTLHFTLSVRDRHHLARIIRRVRGLPDVLRIIRVRR is encoded by the coding sequence ATGATACCCCTCCCACCCCCACCGCCTGACTTGGAACGCCGATCCTCTTCTACGGGTAGTGGTCGTAGCCCCGGTCCCGCGAAGGGGCCGCCCACCGTCTTTCGTGCTAGCGACCTCTGTGACCTCCTCAACGAGTACCTGGAATCCGTTCAGGTCAAGGAGGTCTATCGTGCCTACCTATTTGGTGCCGAGGCCCATGAGGGGCAGTGGCGCCGCTCTGGTGAGCCCTACATCTATCATCCCCTGGCGGTGGCACGCATCCTGGCCGGGATGCGCCTTGACTACCGCAGCATTACCGCCGCGTTGCTCCACGATGTCATCGAAGATACCGGGATCACCAAGGAGCACTTGACCGAGGAATTCGGTCACGAGGTGGCGGAATTGGTTGATGGGGTGAGTAAACTTACCCAGATCAAATCCGAATCACGGGCCGAGGCCCAGGCCGAAAACTTTCGCAAGATGATCATGGCGATGGCGCGCGATGTTCGCGTCATCCTCATCAAATTGGCCGATCGCCTCCACAATATGCGTACCCTGGAGGCCATGCCTCCCGAAAAACGCCGCATCATTGCGCGTGAAACGCTGGAGATCTTCGCCCCCATTGCCCATCGTTTGGGGATCAATAATATCCGCCTCGAACTTGAGGATCTTGGTTTTGCCGCCCTGTATCCATTTCGCTATCGTGTGCTTACGGAACGAGTGCGCAAGGCGCGTCGTGACCGTCGTGAGATTACCGAGAAGATCGAGAACGCCCTGTCGCGTCGTCTAACCGAAGAAGGTATGCCGGCCCGAGTCATTGGGCGGGAGAAACACATCTATAGCATTTATCAGAAAATGCGCGCCAAAGGCGTTTCCTTTTCCGACGTGCGCGATCTTTACGCCTTTCGCATTATTGTCGATCGTGTGGATACCTGTTATCGGGTTCTGGGAGCGACTCACAATCTTTATCAGCCAGTGCCGGGCAGATTCAAGGATTATATTGCGATGCCCAAGGCCAATGGCTACCAATCGCTCCATACTACGGTGGTCGGACCCTATGGGGTTCACCTAGAGATTCAGATTCGTACCGAGGATATGGCCAAGGTTGCCGATGTGGGAATTGCCGCGCATTGGCTCTACAAAACTGGTGAGGTGGTTGCCAATCGCGCTGAGAAAAAGGTGCGGAAATGGCTACGGGGCCTATTAGAGATCCAGAAGAGTTCCGGAAATTCTATTGAATTTATCGAGAACATGAAGATCGACCTCTTCCCGGATGAGGTCTATATCTTTACTCCCCGTGGCCATATTATGGAGCTACCACGCGGGGCCACCCCAGTAGATTTTGCCTATGCCGTCCATTCGGATGTTGGTAATCGCTGCCTATCCGCCAAGATTGATCACCGAATTGCGCCGCTAAGTACCGTGCTGATGAGTGGTCAACAGGTGGAGATTATCGTTGCCGACACCGCTCGACCCAATCCAAGCTGGCTCAATTTTGTAGTTACCGCCAAGGCGCGGTCTAACATTCGCCATTACCTGAAGAATCTGGAACACGGTGAAGCGGTTAGCTTGGGGCAACGGATGTTGGAAAAGGCTGTTACCGATCTATCGCTGACCCTCGCCGAGATCCCCGCAGAAACTATGGCCGCGCTACTCAAGGAACTCTCCATGGATAGCGAGGACGCCCTAATGGAGGCGATTGGTTTTGGCAAACGTCCGGCGGTCTTAGTGGCACGTCGTCTTACCCAAGGTGTGGTGCGAGGAGAGGGGATGAGTATTGAGCCGAAGGCCTCGCCGAATCCGCTTGTCATTAGGGGAACCGAGGGCATGGTGGTTACCTATGGCAAATGTTGTCGGCCAATTCCTGGTGACCCGATTATGGGGTTTGTCACTGCTGGTCGCGGTATTGTGGTCCACACCAGCCTCTGTAAAACCGTGGCCAACTATCGTAATCGCCCTGAGCGTTGGATCGATGTGGCCTGGGAGGAATCAATTGAACGGCCTTTTGCCGTAGAGATCAAGGTAGCTGTCGTGAATCGGCGCGGAGTGTTGGCGACCATCGCTACCCACATCGCCGAATATGATTGCAACATTGAAAATATCGACATGGAAGACCGCGATGGGCAAAGCTCTACTCTGCATTTCACACTTTCGGTGCGCGACCGTCACCATCTTGCCCGCATTATTCGCAGGGTGCGTGGCCTTCCCGATGTTTTACGTATTATTCGGGTACGTCGCTAA